actaaaagatacattattggcactaaacagcaacggttattaaattaatttgtatgtgcattatatctagctaaaactacctctagctttattattaagagttctttcagacacaacctatagttaaaagtttgaaattcctaacagacCCTCTTTTCACACCGTTCAAATCGGTGTGACCACCTACTGGGAATTTCATACACTCCGCAAACCCttcatcccatccagtgcaaacccgtcctcatcctcatcatcagcatcagcatcccCTTCAGCAGATCAGCTGGGGGCATGAggcatgttttcctcccttCGAGAATTGGCGATGATCTAGTAATTTCAAAGTCTACtgccatgtcatgtcatggtgcgtagaggtggagagggcactggtcacccagccaccaggggcagtttggaaaaaatgtctttcaatcacttcctatcagtacacacacataaccctttTCTGCAAGCAGCAGGTCCAGggccattcgtttctgtgtgaccaaacagggtacaggagcaagctgttcagatatcagctttttcagatctgctccaagaacaaaattatcaagaattgtcagtgaggctttttccaattttaagagtcaatgatctggatctaagccttgtaaagatcctttcgtggaattgatacttgccaacaggccaGGTGTTTTAAGCTTGCACTGtaccaagccaggcgcagggcgtagtcggtcgtggtggaggaggtggagttcacACTGGATGAGAGTGAGTTTGTGAAGACATGAAGCCCAgattccagagtttgaaagtaaaacaaacagaaagatgattaatttactgcgaAGCGTAATTTAGATTAAAGTACTATAAGATtataattaaagaaataaactaaatatcgaatcaaaacatacataccctcttttggtattcaacaatttcataaaacttttgaggagtggtcggccaaatcagtggacattaaaaataagaaattaaacaagttgaatttcaaatagcagcagatatgacagtgtttgagtatttgtgttcaaaccattttccaaaattaattcgactgctccataacacgataattcagaagctttgacgtcaaactgtcctgtggtAAAACAGGACTCACatacaaaaaggacaaatgtatgagacatgagattcaattcaaacatttcagagtttacagctgaaacaattcaaaacaatttaaaagttattctgccacaatttccttcatgatgaaataaaaacaataattggagcttaacatcacctttcaaattaagagccttagatgttaagataactggtgaaacaaaacaacaaaataaaaaccttctttccagagtttgaaagttaaagggtccaaaataaattgaaatctaATTAAAGATATGACATTctataaactgtgtaaacagaggggcttgTATTATGGCTTCTgtatttcatttaagatgaaactgGCTATgtgttaaagtgtatttgacctctgacctttaactggattttaatttattcttctttaaaatggtgaaacataattatttttaggACTCTCAAGAGTCTTAACAAGAGTTACTTGCGGGTGAATCAAACTCCTATCTTAAAATGCCCTGTACTCTGTGGTCAGCGCTTTGAATGGCCTATTTACATCTGTATGATCTTTTAGTGTTGTGAACTGCATGTATCTTACCCATGTCCTAAGTTCTCTACCAGTGCTGTCGTGTGTGGATGCCACCAGTATTTCTATGTTATTCTGAATCTGTTTCCTACTGATTTGTGAGGGTCCATTGGCCGCTATATGAGAAATATCTGGGCTAGTTTGGATTGGAGATTTTTCTGAGTTTGATCTCTTCCTCAGAGAGGGCCTCACAGTTATGTGGGGCCTGGGTGTCCGCTGTCATTTCATTGGCCATGTTGACAGGTTTAGATTCAAAGGTGATGTCAGGCTGTTTGAGCGCCTGAGAGATTTGGATTTGGGCTGGTGAAAAAGAAATTGCCTTAAAGTTCAGAAAATACAGTGATGCCGTGGTCCGAGTTGACTTTTAGGGGAAACATTCCTGGTTCCTGGAGCCGCATTCACCACCGCTCCCGAtactgctgctcctgtgtcgACCATGAGGGGGATGGGCTCTCCATTGATTTTACAGGTCACTATGGGGTCTGGTTCGGGGGGCATGACGTGACCTGCTGTAGACATTGGCAACTTCATTGGTCAAAGTCGTTGCCGTGTCCCCCGGTGGCAAATGGCCTCTGGTGTGGCTGCGGAGGcatgcctcttcctctgccaccTGGGGGGCCTCTGTTGTCGGGGCCCCATCCTCCGTAGGGGGCTGGTGTTCCTCTTTGTCCCTCATGAGGGCAGTCTCGGGCCCAGTGGTCAAGCTGGTCGCATATGAAGCATCCGGTATTGGAGGTTCCTCTTGTTTGACCTTGATACTGACCAGGGCCGTACCCTCCTCTTGGTCTGAATGGAGGGGGTTGACCAAATGGAGGCATGGGTTGATTGTCTCTTTCGATCCTCATAGCCTGTGCCACTGCCTCAGCTATTTCTAAATTTAATCCTGACACAGCAGCCATCTGATTAAGGGGCTTGTCTTTCTTGTTGATGTTCATCTCGGGCCTCTTGCCTGCCAGTTGGGCCTTTAGTAGCTTTCTCTCGCATGATCGCCAGCAAGACTCAGACTCCATTAGGCGCTTTTGAATCAGGGAAAGCTCTTTTTTCAGAGATTCTCGGTCCGCTTCAGCTTTCTTCAACTTCTGTTTAAGCACGAAaacctctttccttctcttctcctcggCTGCTGCAAAAGAAGCTTTGCACTGGTCCAATAGTTCAAGCGTATTATCAGCACGAGACTGAAAAACTATACTCATCTCTCGTAGACTCTGGACTTGACGTTCGTCATCACAGGCTGTGTCTTCCagctgagagagaagctgcatcaTGGTGGTGGGGGTCTGGACAGGGGCGGCGGCCATCTTTCGGGATAAAACAAACTCTTTTCGAaaggttattatttatttttctttagctTGTTAATATTAATACCTCCAGACCAGCACACTTATCAGTATTTCAAGCAGAAGGTTCAGACTCAGAATATACCAGGACATCCACCTAAAAGTCACTCACTGTTTTTCTAGCGCTGTGACTCGttgaggaatgtgtgtgtatcttggtGGGTCTGTCGTATGGGTATGTCAGGGGTGTTTATCTctaagtgtaaaataaataaatttcttagtggatgagagagaggaaaaataaaataataattccaaatataacaataatagtaataattcaaCATCAGAatcaaaatttaaatttagaatactaataaaaaaattgaaattgaaaacaataacaaaacagatcaaaacaaaacaatacaatacaaaaatcaatacaatattacaaagattaaaaagattgaaaagattaaaaatattaaaaatattaacaaatatttgtaaaatataaactaattaattaaccaatttatcaatcaaattcaatGATGTCTACACAGTTGTAACCCGAGTTTTAATGTTCTTAAAGTTTCCCCAGCTACCAGATGGCAGGCTGAAGCCTCtggttgtaattacttttaTCTAACCCCAGATGGTGTATTGAGTCAAATGgcaaacataaattcaaaagATCTAAATTCTCATTACAGCTTTTtatcaaaaaaaacacattcaatattCCCTCCTTTGACACAATTATCTCAATTCATTCAGTTGATATAATCGATAATTGTTTCAATGCTGTTAGACTGGCCATccttgtgacgtacaaacattattagcaaattccaaatattaaatatgttaagcgaaaggttgaaaataatgatttgtataaggtaatgttattgacccactgctcctacctccccttccgcctttatgaaaagagtcattcattatggtttgagaaactattattgttttattgtgtgtctgctccatcaaaacaatcttgactgtgaatgtgtaaacattcgcatcctcaaaactaaacaatgtcatactgactttgccccagaaaggacagctccttgaattctgtctgatgttgaatacagctaatgaaaatatgctttaatatccaagaagttaattatgaggacaactaaaagatacatcattggcactaaacagcaacggttattaaattaatttgtatgtgcattatatctagctaaaactacctctagctttattattaagagttctttcagacacaacctatagttaaaagtttgaaattcctaacaaaAGCCAACGCAATCTAggattaacacacaaacacaacacaatgattttttaagatttttttattaatataacTTGCAGGTTAAATTATTCACCAACCGTAAAGTTTAAAGTCATTGTTATTCAACAAATTATCACACAAACAGCTAAGTCATTACATATTGATAATTGTGCCCTTACAACAGAATCAACTGAtctgcatggaaacagaaatgaaatgCTTTGAACTTTTCTCAGTTAGTTAGATTAAGGTAAGATAAATTCATCAGGCACATTATGTTACACCACAAATCATATATGTACTCCACAATAAGGCTTTAGATTAAAGCTCCCCTGTCTCACACGTGTCTCTACAGTCACAAACTGCTCTGTACATTCAACAGCCTCAGTTTCTAAGATTTAGATTTGATTGCTCACAGAGCAAAATAAACTTCTGCAAGTTGGACATGAACCAAGAACACAAATCCACCAATTCTAAAACTGTAATAGCAAAAATATGGGGAAGCATTGAAAGCATCTAGAAAAGTCATTCAGTTTGAACAGATTTCAATCATATCTGAACATGAAGAATTCAACCTCAAGATTTGAACAACATAGCATGTTAACAGTAGAattattttaagttaaaaatatttcaaaaatcaTCCAGATATTGGTGGGGATGTAATGCACATTAAAAGATATGTGGCCTCATTGACCACTCAACAACTGTCAGAAATGTATTTCTGTTCTCACACTTGATACACTTCACCTTGCAGCATTTATCTGCCAAAAGCCTTTCTGTcccacaaacacattcagaagCACGTGGAGACTCAAACATACACACTAGTTTCTGTGTTGTCCATCTTTCAAGTACGACGCGGTTATTTAACATACAGCAGCTCACGTGACAAGTGGTGGAACTGAGGAAAAAGAAGGATTGTTTTGTCCTCGTGAGTGAAACAGAGTAACTGGCATAATTTAGGTATTTTTCCGTCTTGTAAAAACAATTGTGTTTTTCCCAATGAACAGTGTGAGCCATTGTTATCTTAGGAGGAAAATACCAAatgtgaaacaaacacaacagtagCTCACTGGGATCTGATACTGAATGTAAGGATAACAATTCTTAAGTTTAAGAGATTTTATGTTAAGTAAACGTAAAAACGTTATTATCATATAATATATCATCGATCATAATACTACATAATGAACTGGCACAGGATGGTCAGGGGGTTGCCAGacatgagaagaagaaaagtttaCAAAATGCCTACAGCAATTGATAAATTTCATTGACAAATGAATGCCTCTTAAACAAGtggtgcctttttttttttcagataaaatgtTGGTCCGTGTTGTCAGGGGAAACACTCAAAACTGATTCTGCTGTTGGAATGGAATTTCTCTAGAGAAAACGTAACTCAAAATgggattttttattatttttcaaagcTACGTTTTCTGACTCAAAATGTTGACTTCATTAGGTAAAAGTTTGATTCCCGGTTTTGTTTCCTGTCCCCCTTTTGTTTCCAATCATCTTCAGATTGTTAAAGGTCGTCCACCTTCTGATTTATAACCTTTTCAGTACAGTGGCCTTTAGTGAGGATGAGAGAGAACTCTAGACACGGCTAGTTTCCTTCAGAGTAGAAAGACAATCTGACGATGAGTGAAGAACATCATGGGGCTGATGTGATGGGTTATCACTCATATGGTTTTCCTTGTGTATGTAGAGGTGAAGTGTCAGAGCCAGGATTAAAGGTGCAAGGATCAGCTCACAGCTGGGCCCGCAGCGGCTTGAGATACTTGTGGAAGGATTCATGCACCTGTGGAAGACATAAGAGAATTTATTAAGATTACATAATCAACAAGGGGGGGAAAGCATGCATATCTAATCACACAGTTTAAGCTTGCAGTTTAATGCTTTTAGACAAAGAAAGTTATTAAAGCCAGTGTTAGTGCAGCAAGTAGTGTTCAAACACTAAAGTCCACCAAAAATAAGGTTTTCACAAATAATGAGAAATTGCACATCATCATGTACATCCATTATaacttaaaaaatatttcataatCAACAACAGAATATATCTGATGTGGGGAAGcaaaaaaaaccctgaaatCTTGAATAAGACTCAGACTGAGTATATTTTATCATGACTGTTATTATTATGTCACTCTGGTGACCCTGACTGACCTCTGTGGCGTTCAGGGGTGAGCGTTTAGCCCATTCAAACAGGTTCTCATAGACATTTCCATCATATCGTCCCAGGACCGAATTGAGAAGCTTGTCGTTGAAGTCAAAGGCATCTACGAGCACCACGGCGTTGGGCCTCAGCTGAGACAGAAGCTCCTTGATACGACCAGAGATCTGCAGCACCTGGGGCCCACTGAGCAGACCCGCCTGAAAAGGACAAAAAGAAAGGTGGAAATGTTAGCTCATTTGCTAGTGGATGAAAACATGCTTCTGTACCCCACTCAGTCTTACAGGAAGTGAGGAAACAAACAGTGACTCTGGGTTGTCTGTGCTGAGTTAAGAGCAAGCCttgtctttcattttcaatttaaagTTCAACTACAACAGCAATAAAGAAACCAACCACCCAGAAACAGACACCCCACACACAAAAACCTCCATTTATTGgctcagagacaaagaggcaaTTGAGTCTGAGTTTTCAAAGTGAAACTTGACAGTGAAGACAGGCTGACACACAGTACAAGTATGCAAATAACAGACAGCAGATCAGCACTACAATCCCCCCCCGGACTGTGGACCGTACTATTTCTATTACGAGTGTTCTGACCTGTAGGAAATCTCCGGAGTTGAGCTTGATGCCATTCAGGGCGTAGAGCAGAGCCAGGGTCGACAACACTGAGTGTATCGCTGTGTCACCGATCTCCCCAAGCTTGTCAGTGAAGAGCTTCACCACAACATAGTGACAGTGGGCCTGGAGACAGAAAACAGTGGGACATGTAAGTCAATGAAAGACTTGGTGCGAGACATCAACAAGAAACTGCaaaatattaaagtaaaaaataccAAATCTCGCAAAATGTCTtgagttgtttaaaaaaaaaatcaaattttgtttggttttattataTTAGAATAATATCAATGCAGACAATCAAATTTGACCCTTACATTAGGATATTAAAAAGTTTGGTGAGATGCTTtagccacacacaaacacacacactgaacttaCATCTGAGGCTCTGACCAGGTCGATGGAACTGTTGTTCCAGGCGTCCTCCTGGCACTTCCTGTTCTGCAACTCCTGCTGGATGCTCTTGGCTGCCAGCTCCACAagactaaaaaaaacacatctgcatAAACCAAACATGCCAAAACATCATAATATTTTGCTTTAGGAGTTCAGATGCAAAAACAATTCTGCCAATTAGTTTTCCCTGAAACACCTCCTGTGGAATAATACGGTGTGACCAGGGTAgcatataaaacacaaacatagaaAGGTCAAAATATATCGAATGAGATTTTAAAACATGCTCACAAAACTCATAAAACAACACGATTGACAAAAATGGTAAAACAGCGAAATAAAAGTGATCAAacaacgttttgttttttttgaaaagCTGAAGAGATGGTCGGATAGGCCGATCAAACAATAATAAGAGTCCTTCAATAGAAATACAGCAGATTTCAGGTAAAAAGGAAATCATGCAGGGTCAAACAGTAGTTCTGGCTTTGTTGTGGGAGGGGCACTTTAATGGTATTCATGATAACCCCTCTTAATGcgtgataaatacaaataaatgtgaatCTCCCTTTAATTATGGGCCATTATTAAAACCAGAAATGAAGCACAGACCAAAGCACAACTAACAAGGTAATTTGCTTCTCGAATTCTTTTGTCTCTTACATGGCAGCTCTTAATTTGTAGACCTCCACCAGACTAGACAGGTCATTGATGTCAACCACGGTTGGTCTGGCAGCGACGGGCTGGGGCTGCACCCTCCGATGATCCGCCTCATTCAGGTACGACACGATGCCGCTCAGCTGCTGGCCGTCCTTAGCCTGCCGGTAACTCTTCAACAGGTATCTGCACAGATACAAGTTCAGGCCACACACAGATGAGGGCTACGAAATTGAACATGGGTGCACAAACTAGCTACTGAACTGCTTTGTGTTCGTCCTGTGTGATTGTTTAATATCAGTGGGAAATGTTTGACACCCGTATTTGTTTTAGTGCTGTTGAGATGATATTAAGTTACACATAAACAGTAGACATGTTTGGTAATAACACACAATTCGCATCACACCTGTTAGGAATCCCGTAACAAGCACATATCTCCATTCTATTCCAGCTTTGTGTAACCCCTGTTTACCTAAAAAGGAATGGTTTCATATATCAAGCTTTTCCTAAATTCTCTTTCCCAGCACCTTTGGCCTTTGTGTGTCTACTTCATGTTCTGTGTAATTAAGAACTTTTCACAGGTCCTCGCTTGGGAAACAATatatctatttttaaaaagacaaaatataatttaacagGTTGAAGAAACCGATCTGCTGACAGAACACCACAACAGCCATTGTTCACATTTATAAGATGTgacctgtgtttatttttgctgTGGATAGAGGGCGGGTGCGTCACCTGCATTTGTGGTATAATTTGGCTGCTGCGTGGGTAcgtgtctctgtctgtatgGGTCTCTGCTTTCTGCTCTATTTAAGTGTGTGACACAGATGATGGGTGAAATAGCTAATTCTTCCATTTGTTTGACGAATAATACTAACTAGTGAGTAAGAGCCTCTATTTTAAAGTTGAGTGTTacaatttaaaactaaaacgtTAATAACTCTGACATCAAAGTAgcaataaaaagtgtttcaaatGTGTCAGTATTTGATGGAGAGCTTTGCGGGCTGTGAGCTTGGCCGATGCAAGGTGTCACATTTGTTGTCATGCATTTCTTTGTGATGCGTTACCTTGCAGTCTGCAGCATCATGACGGTGTTCTCACCCTCGTAGGTGCAGGTGGGAGTAAAATCGACATAAATGTCGGGCAAGGCACTGCTGCGAGAGTAGCCATGGCCGCCACATGACATGCGGCACACCTCAATAGCAGAGTTGGTCGCCCATGTGGTGAAGGCCttcagaccagcagacagagcaTGGAGCTGAAAATTGAAGAGCAAGGAGGGTGAAAATAGCTTCCTGCAAATCTAACATGTTTAAACGATGATTTGTAAATGGTCTTAAAAAATATAGAACGTATAAACAATGGCACACATCAATTCACACTGGCCAATCAGAGATCACTGAGCTTATGTCTGGTCTCTACCTCAGGCAGCTCACTGAAGTCTCCTTGGCTGATGTCTCCACTGATGCGCTGATAGGTCGCATTCATGTACTGGCCCACAAAGGTGAAGGCATAGGCCATCGCCAGCAGAGGGAATAGCTTGTACTGCTGCGTCTGGAAGTCGAGGATCTGCGGCTCTGGCTCTCTGTgggacagaaacacatttgCTGTTGGAATTATGCTGCTGTTTTCAAGTGCTCAGTTAGTCAATGAGTTATAAATATGATTCTGATTTGAAATATTCTCTCTCAAATTTGCTTCATATCTTGATCATACCTGCCCCGTATTTTTACTGAatacacaggaaaaaaaaaaaacttaactaAGCAGTTTCTTTTCCTACTCAAGACATTTGTAGTAGGTGTACAAAATCTGTTTATATATCTTAATATATTCAGAACTTGTCGTTATATAATTT
The sequence above is a segment of the Limanda limanda chromosome 2, fLimLim1.1, whole genome shotgun sequence genome. Coding sequences within it:
- the acox1 gene encoding peroxisomal acyl-coenzyme A oxidase 1 isoform X2; this translates as MNPDITKERSNATFDVEKLTHIVDGTPEKTRRRREIESLVVSDPDFKEEDPNFLSRSERYDQAVRKSAQMILKLREYGIADPEEIYCYKNIFKGNHQEALGLHFAMFLPTLYNQCDPQQSRKWLPLAESFQVMGTYAQTEMGHGTHLRGLETTATYDPATQEFVMNSPTISSIKWWPGGLGKTSNHAIVLAQLHTQGKGRGLHAFIVPIRDMSTHVPLPGIVVGDIGPKFGFSEVDNGYLKLENVRIPRENMLMKYAKVEPDGTYLKPPSAKLTYGTMVFIRSMIVSLSAKTLAKSCTIAIRYSVVRHQSEIRAGEPEPQILDFQTQQYKLFPLLAMAYAFTFVGQYMNATYQRISGDISQGDFSELPELHALSAGLKAFTTWATNSAIEVCRMSCGGHGYSRSSALPDIYVDFTPTCTYEGENTVMMLQTARYLLKSYRQAKDGQQLSGIVSYLNEADHRRVQPQPVAARPTVVDINDLSSLVEVYKLRAAILVELAAKSIQQELQNRKCQEDAWNNSSIDLVRASDAHCHYVVVKLFTDKLGEIGDTAIHSVLSTLALLYALNGIKLNSGDFLQAGLLSGPQVLQISGRIKELLSQLRPNAVVLVDAFDFNDKLLNSVLGRYDGNVYENLFEWAKRSPLNATEVHESFHKYLKPLRAQL
- the acox1 gene encoding peroxisomal acyl-coenzyme A oxidase 1 isoform X1, translating into MNPDITKERSNATFDVEKLTHIVDGTPEKTRRRREIESLVVSDPDFKEEDPNFLSRSERYDQAVRKSAQMILKLREYGIADPEEIYCYKNCVHPSRPEPLDLHLGMFLPTLLNQATPEQMDRFFMPAWNLEIIGTYAQTEMGHGTHLRGLETTATYDPATQEFVMNSPTISSIKWWPGGLGKTSNHAIVLAQLHTQGKGRGLHAFIVPIRDMSTHVPLPGIVVGDIGPKFGFSEVDNGYLKLENVRIPRENMLMKYAKVEPDGTYLKPPSAKLTYGTMVFIRSMIVSLSAKTLAKSCTIAIRYSVVRHQSEIRAGEPEPQILDFQTQQYKLFPLLAMAYAFTFVGQYMNATYQRISGDISQGDFSELPELHALSAGLKAFTTWATNSAIEVCRMSCGGHGYSRSSALPDIYVDFTPTCTYEGENTVMMLQTARYLLKSYRQAKDGQQLSGIVSYLNEADHRRVQPQPVAARPTVVDINDLSSLVEVYKLRAAILVELAAKSIQQELQNRKCQEDAWNNSSIDLVRASDAHCHYVVVKLFTDKLGEIGDTAIHSVLSTLALLYALNGIKLNSGDFLQAGLLSGPQVLQISGRIKELLSQLRPNAVVLVDAFDFNDKLLNSVLGRYDGNVYENLFEWAKRSPLNATEVHESFHKYLKPLRAQL